One genomic window of Gloeocapsopsis sp. IPPAS B-1203 includes the following:
- a CDS encoding galactose oxidase-like domain-containing protein encodes MPITKISGDNQSGTVGTTLSAPLVVRVNNNNGSIARNVLVQFSIVSGSGSVSPASVRTNSSGQASTTLTLGTTPGTVTVRARTQSLGSVTFTATANATAATDSWQLLSYNCPINPIHGILLRTGKVFFVAGSGNDPTKMGETKGSAVWNVSTGTFFQPLTPVDDSGLPLDLFCGGHSFLPDGRLMFAGGTLQYDPFYGSPLALAFDPITEQWIELTSMNSGRWYPTVVTLGDGRVLAVSGYDENGLIDAYPEIYSSGTNSWTFFTQQTSLFDLYAHLFLLADGRVFYSGGYFTYHNGVYPRILTLPTDFTQPITEQPVNGLQDVDYGGQAASVMLPPAQDQKVMIIGGANEFYGQATKRVSIVDLKTANPSYTSAAPLNYARMHHNAVILPDRTIFVCNGSAWGENESTATRTPEIYNPATNTWKLGTPSNINRLYHAIALLLPDGRVVAAGGNRDRTIEERRLEIYSPAYMQMSRPVIQSAPQTVAYGGTITINTPQAANIKWVNLIKPMATTHGLETDQRLVDAPIASRTSTSLNATVTTNRNIATPGWYMLSITDNNNVPSVATWIQLT; translated from the coding sequence ATGCCAATCACTAAAATAAGTGGTGACAATCAAAGTGGTACAGTAGGGACTACCCTCAGTGCTCCTTTAGTTGTACGAGTTAATAACAACAATGGCAGTATAGCGAGAAATGTCTTAGTTCAATTTTCAATCGTTAGCGGTAGTGGTTCAGTTAGCCCAGCCTCTGTCAGAACTAACTCCAGCGGTCAAGCGAGTACAACCCTTACATTAGGTACAACACCAGGAACAGTTACTGTACGCGCTAGAACACAAAGCCTTGGCAGTGTAACATTCACAGCGACTGCTAATGCAACTGCTGCAACAGATAGCTGGCAACTACTATCATACAATTGCCCAATAAACCCAATTCATGGCATTTTGTTGCGGACTGGCAAAGTGTTTTTTGTTGCTGGTTCTGGTAACGATCCTACAAAGATGGGTGAAACAAAGGGTAGTGCTGTTTGGAATGTGAGTACTGGTACTTTCTTTCAGCCACTCACTCCTGTAGACGACTCAGGCTTACCACTAGACTTGTTTTGCGGTGGACACTCATTCCTTCCCGATGGTCGTCTCATGTTTGCGGGTGGTACGCTGCAATATGATCCGTTCTACGGTTCACCGTTGGCACTTGCTTTTGATCCAATAACTGAGCAATGGATAGAGTTGACCTCGATGAACAGCGGTCGCTGGTATCCCACGGTGGTAACGTTAGGTGATGGAAGAGTGTTAGCTGTGTCGGGATATGATGAAAATGGTTTGATCGACGCATACCCAGAAATTTATTCATCTGGAACGAATAGTTGGACATTTTTTACGCAGCAGACAAGTCTTTTTGATCTCTATGCTCACCTGTTCTTGCTTGCGGATGGTAGAGTATTTTACTCTGGAGGTTACTTTACCTACCACAATGGTGTCTATCCTCGTATATTGACTTTGCCCACAGATTTCACGCAGCCAATTACAGAACAACCTGTCAATGGACTGCAAGATGTTGACTATGGTGGTCAAGCTGCTAGTGTAATGCTACCACCTGCTCAAGATCAGAAGGTCATGATTATTGGTGGTGCCAACGAGTTTTATGGTCAAGCAACCAAAAGAGTAAGTATTGTAGACCTAAAAACTGCTAACCCGTCTTACACATCAGCAGCACCGTTAAACTATGCTCGCATGCATCACAATGCTGTAATATTACCCGATCGCACAATATTTGTGTGTAATGGTAGTGCTTGGGGCGAAAATGAGAGTACGGCAACGCGAACCCCAGAAATTTATAATCCAGCGACAAACACTTGGAAACTAGGAACACCATCTAACATCAACCGTTTGTATCATGCGATAGCATTGCTGCTTCCAGATGGTAGGGTCGTTGCGGCGGGAGGAAATCGCGATCGCACTATTGAGGAACGCCGCCTAGAGATATATAGTCCAGCATATATGCAAATGTCGCGGCCAGTGATTCAAAGTGCGCCCCAAACAGTTGCTTATGGCGGAACAATCACAATTAATACACCCCAAGCGGCAAATATCAAGTGGGTCAATTTAATTAAACCAATGGCAACGACTCACGGTCTAGAAACTGACCAGAGATTAGTGGACGCACCAATTGCCTCTCGCACAAGTACTTCTCTTAATGCCACAGTAACGACTAACCGAAATATCGCTACACCTGGTTGGTACATGCTCTCAATTACTGACAACAATAACGTGCCGTCAGTAGCCACCTGGATTCAATTAACCTAG
- the plsY gene encoding glycerol-3-phosphate 1-O-acyltransferase PlsY has translation MAVWLSLCAAILLVAYLLGSIPTGYTAAKLLKGIDIREHGSGSTGATNVLRTLGKGPGFIVLVIDTLKGVLAIALVRWSFIAASQNLIPANVDLATWLPWMVALAGIAAILGHSKSIWLGFTGGKSVATSLGVLLAMSWQVALSTAAVFGLALAVSRIVSLSSIAGAIAVSLLMLVLGQPLPYLLFAIAAGFYVIMRHRSNIQRLLAGTEPKLGQKLNSEVEQSINS, from the coding sequence ATGGCAGTTTGGTTAAGTTTGTGTGCAGCAATTTTACTAGTAGCTTACCTGCTCGGTTCAATTCCAACAGGCTACACTGCTGCAAAGCTACTCAAAGGCATTGATATTCGCGAACATGGTTCGGGTTCTACTGGTGCAACAAATGTGCTCCGGACACTAGGAAAAGGACCAGGATTTATTGTATTGGTCATTGATACTTTAAAAGGAGTTTTAGCGATCGCACTCGTTCGCTGGAGCTTCATCGCTGCAAGTCAAAACCTGATTCCTGCTAACGTAGATCTAGCAACCTGGCTACCTTGGATGGTGGCACTCGCTGGAATTGCTGCCATTCTAGGACATAGTAAATCAATTTGGTTGGGCTTTACTGGTGGTAAATCAGTTGCTACGAGTTTAGGTGTCTTACTGGCGATGTCGTGGCAAGTTGCTTTGTCTACTGCTGCTGTGTTCGGGTTAGCTTTAGCAGTGTCACGGATTGTTTCACTCAGCTCAATTGCAGGAGCGATCGCTGTTTCTCTCTTGATGCTTGTTTTAGGTCAACCGTTACCTTATCTGCTATTTGCGATCGCTGCTGGTTTTTATGTGATTATGCGCCATCGCAGTAATATACAGCGGTTACTTGCTGGTACGGAACCTAAACTAGGGCAAAAATTAAACTCGGAAGTTGAACAAAGTATTAACTCATAG
- a CDS encoding DUF3086 domain-containing protein, with protein MNQDQQNQEITNKSSVEAEEQSDQEFVPASEETNQELVSEPGVDFLVELEQLSEVEYAKERDRVVEAQQQLSELKSQAAELKQEISALQSQRKKLSEQVNQTQSALDQVVQESLSQLEQRKQSLQIAVEQLERRQERIRAEMRTTFAGVSQDLAIRVQGFKDYLTGSLQDLAAAAEQLQIAPKVKEEPEPRQVEPSKPVEEAPSTPQFAEPRFQSTAKQIRRLLDEYRAEPDYYGPPWQLRRTFEPVHAERAANWFFTQGGRGALRTMGSRLQNILIASAVISVLYTLHEDRLRTLILANTPERLGDWRRGLQDCLGIGRPDFGPDRGVGLFETPEAVALKAERLVKGNFMPLIIIDDSEDKVSLGLLQFPLWLAFAPDPQRMAREREYDF; from the coding sequence ATGAATCAAGACCAACAAAACCAAGAGATAACTAACAAATCTTCAGTAGAAGCAGAGGAACAATCTGACCAAGAATTTGTACCAGCATCTGAAGAAACAAATCAAGAACTTGTCTCAGAACCTGGAGTCGATTTTTTAGTTGAACTAGAGCAACTGTCTGAGGTAGAGTATGCCAAAGAGCGCGATCGCGTTGTCGAAGCTCAACAACAATTAAGCGAGCTAAAAAGTCAAGCAGCTGAACTAAAGCAAGAAATCTCAGCACTCCAATCACAACGCAAAAAGCTGTCTGAGCAAGTTAATCAAACTCAAAGTGCCCTCGATCAGGTCGTGCAAGAATCTTTATCACAACTTGAACAACGCAAGCAGTCATTACAAATTGCCGTAGAACAACTCGAACGTCGTCAAGAACGAATTCGTGCGGAAATGCGCACTACATTTGCCGGAGTTTCTCAAGATTTGGCAATTCGAGTTCAAGGATTTAAAGACTATCTCACAGGTAGCTTGCAAGATTTGGCAGCAGCAGCAGAACAACTTCAAATAGCACCGAAAGTTAAAGAAGAACCGGAACCACGGCAAGTCGAACCATCAAAACCTGTTGAAGAAGCCCCCTCAACACCACAATTTGCCGAACCGCGCTTTCAATCAACTGCTAAGCAAATTCGCCGTTTGCTTGATGAGTATCGTGCTGAACCAGATTATTATGGTCCACCGTGGCAACTCCGCCGGACATTTGAACCTGTCCATGCAGAACGAGCCGCTAATTGGTTTTTTACTCAAGGTGGGCGTGGTGCTTTACGCACAATGGGAAGTCGCTTACAGAATATTCTGATTGCGTCTGCTGTAATTTCTGTTTTATATACACTACATGAGGATCGCCTGCGCACACTCATTTTAGCCAATACTCCAGAACGCCTCGGTGACTGGCGGCGCGGCTTACAAGATTGCTTAGGAATTGGGCGTCCTGATTTTGGTCCAGATCGTGGCGTTGGTTTATTTGAAACTCCGGAAGCCGTCGCGCTAAAAGCCGAACGACTTGTCAAAGGCAACTTCATGCCACTGATTATTATTGATGATTCCGAGGATAAAGTTAGCTTAGGGCTTTTACAATTTCCTCTCTGGTTAGCCTTTGCCCCTGATCCTCAAAGGATGGCGCGAGAGCGAGAATACGATTTCTAA
- a CDS encoding DUF3119 family protein, translated as MTPSSSTATTELAPNYTLPVVIIVAAIGLILISPWIGGVIALFGMFLMFQAGTLRLQFTDTALDIYRGENLIRRFPYQEWQNWEIFWSNIPILFYFKEVKSIHFLPIIFDPKMLRSCLEQRIPKAEPRS; from the coding sequence GTGACTCCTTCTTCGTCAACAGCAACTACTGAGCTTGCACCTAATTACACGCTCCCTGTCGTTATTATTGTTGCAGCTATTGGGCTTATCTTAATTTCTCCTTGGATAGGAGGTGTCATTGCTCTATTTGGTATGTTTCTCATGTTCCAAGCAGGAACGCTGCGCTTGCAATTTACAGATACTGCGCTTGATATTTACCGAGGAGAAAACTTAATTCGTCGCTTTCCTTATCAAGAATGGCAAAACTGGGAGATTTTTTGGTCTAATATCCCTATTTTATTCTACTTCAAAGAAGTAAAAAGCATTCATTTTTTACCAATTATCTTTGATCCTAAAATGCTCAGAAGTTGTCTAGAACAGCGCATTCCGAAAGCAGAACCGAGAAGCTAG
- a CDS encoding MlaE family lipid ABC transporter permease subunit: MSDTRSSSLGMWSQRLLAALLLGGQVVVHLLRGKVHRRNTLDQMAAVGPESLLIALITAAFVGAVFTIQVAREFIQFGAGNAVGGVLALALTRELAPVLTAVVLAGRVGSAFAAEIGTMRVTEQIDALYMLKTDPIDYLVIPRVIACCLMLPALTLLSLVTGMLGGLLIVTNIYNLSQSTFLDSARNFLSVWDICSAAIKAACFGILIAIIGCSWGLTTTGGAKGVGQSTTAAVVTALLAIFISNFLLTALMFQGTGSAVLRGI, encoded by the coding sequence TTGAGTGACACGCGAAGTTCAAGTTTAGGAATGTGGAGTCAGCGGCTGCTGGCAGCACTGTTGCTTGGTGGACAAGTTGTTGTTCACTTACTGCGAGGCAAAGTTCACCGCCGCAACACACTCGATCAAATGGCTGCTGTCGGTCCCGAATCGCTTCTAATTGCGTTGATTACAGCAGCCTTTGTGGGTGCTGTTTTTACAATTCAAGTCGCACGCGAATTTATTCAGTTTGGTGCAGGAAATGCTGTAGGAGGAGTACTGGCACTCGCTTTGACTCGCGAACTTGCCCCTGTACTAACAGCAGTAGTTTTGGCAGGGCGTGTTGGCTCAGCATTTGCAGCAGAAATCGGCACGATGCGGGTTACAGAGCAAATTGATGCCTTGTATATGCTCAAAACAGATCCAATTGATTACCTTGTCATTCCCCGCGTGATTGCCTGCTGTCTCATGTTACCAGCGTTAACACTACTATCTTTGGTGACAGGTATGTTGGGAGGACTGCTCATTGTAACTAATATCTACAACCTTTCCCAATCTACTTTTCTAGATTCAGCTCGTAATTTTCTTAGTGTCTGGGATATTTGTAGCGCTGCCATTAAAGCAGCTTGTTTTGGCATACTGATTGCCATCATTGGTTGTAGCTGGGGTTTAACAACAACAGGAGGAGCAAAAGGTGTTGGACAGTCAACGACAGCAGCAGTCGTCACAGCATTACTCGCTATCTTTATCAGTAACTTTCTCTTAACAGCTTTAATGTTTCAAGGAACAGGCAGTGCAGTACTACGCGGAATCTGA
- a CDS encoding class I SAM-dependent methyltransferase — protein sequence MASNYVFTDTQHLPELERLRTIEQVFDPLSHRQLQATEIAPNWQCLEVGAGAGSITHWMAAVVGQHGKVTAIDVDTRFLANIKLSNVEVIEADIRHFEVNASFDLVHARYVLIHLPDFQVALSRMIDLLKPGGWLVIEEPDFSAARAIAGKETACQSVNCVNRAIWQMFTDRGMDYALGVKLPAICQQLGLQQLSVENDAPLSQGGSGVAKVMRMSTEQLAQKYIATGEASHQDIEQYCQFAEDPHTWAIYYSTIGISAKKVT from the coding sequence ATGGCATCTAATTATGTGTTTACTGATACTCAGCATTTGCCAGAACTAGAACGGCTGCGGACAATTGAACAAGTTTTCGATCCACTCAGCCATAGACAACTTCAAGCAACTGAAATCGCCCCAAATTGGCAATGTCTTGAAGTTGGAGCAGGCGCAGGCTCAATCACACACTGGATGGCAGCAGTTGTTGGACAACATGGTAAAGTGACAGCTATTGACGTAGATACACGTTTTTTAGCCAACATCAAGCTATCAAATGTGGAAGTCATAGAAGCAGATATCCGACATTTTGAAGTGAATGCTTCTTTTGATCTTGTTCATGCTCGTTACGTTCTGATTCATCTTCCAGACTTTCAAGTTGCGCTGTCAAGAATGATTGATTTGCTCAAACCTGGTGGATGGCTTGTCATAGAAGAACCAGATTTTTCTGCTGCAAGAGCGATCGCTGGCAAAGAAACAGCTTGTCAGTCAGTTAACTGTGTCAACCGTGCTATTTGGCAAATGTTTACTGACCGCGGCATGGATTATGCTCTTGGGGTTAAGTTACCAGCAATATGTCAACAGCTTGGCTTACAACAACTATCTGTAGAGAATGATGCTCCTTTATCTCAAGGTGGATCGGGAGTCGCCAAAGTCATGAGAATGTCTACTGAGCAACTTGCTCAAAAATATATTGCAACAGGTGAAGCATCACATCAAGACATCGAACAATATTGTCAATTTGCCGAAGATCCGCACACTTGGGCAATATACTATTCAACTATAGGGATTTCAGCTAAAAAAGTAACCTAA